The Neoarius graeffei isolate fNeoGra1 chromosome 10, fNeoGra1.pri, whole genome shotgun sequence genome has a segment encoding these proteins:
- the LOC132893507 gene encoding general transcription factor II-I repeat domain-containing protein 2-like, protein MRADKLSKLKSILLAQQNTFVRQAQLNQLSVRASFRVAQLIASSGKPFTDGEFVKKCLNAVVEEVCPEKKDVFNAVSLSATTITRRIEELGGNVYAQLQQKTKEYDFFSLALDESTDVQDTVQLLIFIRGVSANFEMCEDLAALQSLKGTTTGEDIFGKVCQTMEDLNLDWSKLVSIMTDGAPSMVGTSQGLIGLVNREMEERGLIAPLQVHCLIHQQALCCKVLKWDSVMKVVASCINFIRAKGLKHRQFQQFLSELESAHGDVLYYTEVRWLSRGRVLRRFYKLLPEINAFLHSKDKTVPELINQEWKWHLAFLTDVTEILNSLNLQLQGQGKLICDMYSHIKAFEVKLALLLDQVKNNNFIHLPATQNLSTENPAVLFPAEKCVEALEMLKAEFSVRFHELHVNAKDIRLFQNPFVSDIDEAQPSYQFELAELQNCDALKDPFKPNSLIDFYAALPNNTYPNIKKHAMKMSTVLAARISVSKPFHQCLRLAVTKMEPDIELLTSQMQAHSSH, encoded by the coding sequence ATGCGAGCAGACAAACTCTCAAAGCTAAAAAGTATACTGTTAGCTCAGCAGAATACATTTGTACGCCAAGCTCAGCTGAACCAGTTGTCTGTTCGAGCGAGCTTTCGGGTTGCTCAACTGATAGCTAGCAGCGGTAAACCTTTCACTGATGGAGAATTTGTCAAGAAATGTTTGAATGCTGTCgtggaggaggtgtgtcccgagaaGAAAGATGTCTTTAATGCCGTGAGTCTGTCGGCGACTACAATCACAAGACGCATTGAAGAACTTGGGGGTAATGTATATGCCCAGCTGCAGCAGAAGACGAAAGAATATGACTTTTTTTCATTAGCACTGGATGAGAGCACGGATGTGCAGGACACAGTGCAGCTGCTAATTTTTATTCGTGGAGTTAGTGCAAACTTTGAAATGTGCGAGGATCTGGCAGCCCTCCAAAGTCTCAAAGGGACTACGACGGGGGAGGATATTTTTGGCAAAGTATGCCAAACCATGGAAGACTTGAACCTGGACTGGTCAAAGCTTGTTAGCATCATGACTGATGGAGCTCCTAGTATGGTGGGCACGTCTCAGGGTCTGATCGGGCTCGTGAACCGGGAGATGGAAGAACGGGGTCTTATCGCCCCGCTACAAGTCCACTGCCTAATTCACCAGCAAGCACTGTGCTGCAAAGTGTTGAAGTGGGATTCTGTCATGAAGGTTGTGGCGTCATGCATAAACTTCATCAGGGCAAAGGGACTTAAACACAGGCAGTTCCAACAATTCCTGTCTGAACTGGAGTCTGCGCATGGCGATGTGCTTTACTACACAGAGGTCAGATGGTTGAGCCGCGGCAGAGTTTTGAggcgtttttacaagctgctacctGAGATAAACGCATTTCTTCATTCAAAAGACAAAACGGTCCCCGAGCTGATCAACCAAGAATGGAAATGGCACCTAGCATTTTTAACAGACGTGACAGAAATACTGAACAGCCTTAACTTGCAGCTACAAGGCCAAGGGAAACTAATCTGTGACATGTATTCCCACATAAAAGCATTTGAGGTGAAACTAGCGCTGCTTTTAGATCAAGTGAAAAACAACAACTTCATCCATCTTCCTGCTACCCAAAACCTCTCTACAGAGAACCCAGCAGTCCTGTTCCCAGCTGAAAAGTGTGTGGAAGCACTGGAAATGCTGAAGGCGGAGTTCAGTGTGCGATTCCATGAACTACATGTTAATGCAAAAGATATCCGCCTTTTCCAGAACCCCTTTGTTTCCGACATTGATGAAGCCCAGCCTTCTTATCAGTTTGAGTTGGCCGAGTTACAGAACTGTGATGCCCTGAAAGATCCATTCAAGCCCAACAGTCTCATTGACTTCTATGCCGCCCTCCCAAACAACACGTACCCAAACATTAAAAAACACGCAATGAAGATGTCCACAGTTTTGGCAGCACGTATATCTGTGAGCAAACCTTTTCATCAGTGTTTGAGACTTGCTGTGACTAAAATGGAACCTGACATTGAACTTCTCACCAGCCAGATGCAGGCCCACAGTTCACACTGA